The Pyrobaculum sp. 3827-6 genome has a segment encoding these proteins:
- a CDS encoding MoxR family ATPase — MEDLLQRIVQVRKVLDGLFFKFSDEVTASLTAVLTRENFILIGPPGTAKTMLVASTSKLLKARWFYRLLTKFTEIEEVIGPIDVVELLKGNVKRIYTNSIVEADFALLDEIFNASSAILNTMLTILNERVIYDGGSIIPVKTWTVFGATNRIPDEEELQALYDRFPLRVFTKYANPEETEDLIKAGLRLRREYENLAPIMSMDEVKKLNEYVQSYVYENMNTLVKHISPIVASYLDHVVISNRTRVKVPLYVVSYLTVLGLRPPDIDAAVVRAGTLKVLKYLVKDREDLSEYESFLATHMPGNLSVLYDMVNEIKALISNNALSIAKEKLREAYELFEKSVADPVTYRFFQVEIEEIKSTLEMLKSQV, encoded by the coding sequence GTGGAGGATTTGCTACAGAGAATTGTACAAGTCCGGAAGGTCTTAGACGGCCTCTTCTTTAAATTCAGCGACGAGGTCACCGCCAGCCTCACCGCCGTCCTCACCAGGGAGAACTTCATCCTCATAGGCCCCCCCGGCACCGCCAAGACGATGCTCGTCGCCTCCACATCGAAGTTGCTCAAAGCCAGGTGGTTCTACAGGTTGCTCACCAAATTCACGGAGATTGAGGAGGTCATCGGCCCCATAGACGTCGTCGAGCTCCTAAAGGGCAACGTCAAGAGGATATACACAAATTCCATCGTCGAGGCCGACTTCGCCCTACTCGACGAGATATTCAACGCCTCCAGCGCCATACTCAACACCATGCTCACAATACTAAACGAGAGGGTGATATACGACGGGGGGAGCATAATACCAGTCAAGACCTGGACAGTCTTCGGCGCCACCAACAGGATACCAGACGAAGAAGAGCTACAAGCCCTCTACGACAGATTTCCCCTCCGCGTCTTCACTAAATACGCCAACCCGGAGGAGACCGAGGACCTAATCAAAGCCGGGCTTAGGCTGAGGAGGGAGTACGAAAACCTAGCCCCCATCATGTCCATGGACGAGGTCAAGAAGCTAAACGAATACGTCCAGAGCTACGTCTACGAAAACATGAACACCCTTGTGAAGCACATATCCCCCATAGTCGCCTCCTACCTAGATCACGTCGTCATATCAAACCGCACCCGCGTCAAGGTGCCCCTATACGTCGTCTCCTACCTCACCGTGCTGGGGCTAAGGCCCCCAGACATAGACGCCGCAGTGGTGAGGGCAGGCACGCTAAAGGTGTTGAAGTACCTGGTAAAAGACCGGGAAGACCTCTCCGAGTACGAGTCCTTCCTAGCCACCCACATGCCGGGCAACCTCTCGGTGCTCTACGACATGGTCAACGAAATAAAGGCACTAATATCCAACAACGCCCTGTCCATAGCTAAGGAGAAGCTTAGAGAAGCTTATGAACTCTTTGAGAAGTCGGTGGCGGACCCGGTGACCTACCGCTTCTTCCAGGTGGAGATAGAGGAGATTAAATCCACCCTCGAGATGCTGAAGAGCCAGGTATAA
- a CDS encoding CBS domain-containing protein, with amino-acid sequence MNCGDIAKKPPITITPDKTVEEAAVLMADNHVGLLVIVDRNNPKKPIGVISERDIIRTIAGKAPLTVTVDKAGTMHNFIYVYADEPVTVAARKMKQYNVRHIVVLDRNGELHGVISIRDLIGEKQILDILARDWTPTKE; translated from the coding sequence ATGAACTGCGGAGACATAGCGAAAAAACCACCAATCACCATCACGCCGGACAAGACAGTGGAGGAAGCCGCTGTTTTAATGGCAGACAACCACGTCGGCCTCCTAGTCATCGTAGACAGAAACAACCCGAAAAAACCCATAGGCGTGATCTCCGAACGCGACATAATTAGAACAATAGCTGGCAAGGCCCCCCTCACAGTCACCGTAGACAAGGCAGGCACCATGCACAACTTCATATATGTATACGCCGACGAGCCCGTGACAGTAGCCGCGAGGAAGATGAAGCAGTACAACGTCAGACATATAGTGGTGCTGGACAGAAACGGCGAGCTACACGGCGTCATCTCAATACGCGACTTAATAGGCGAAAAACAAATCCTAGACATACTTGCGAGAGACTGGACCCCAACAAAAGAATAA
- a CDS encoding ABC transporter permease, whose protein sequence is MKALRIYTWALIVALYVPIGVMALLSFNNSKLPYVWGGFTLRWYEALFKWEQAWGAVVNSAAVALAVAFAATVLGVFMAYALRSDRYLAVSQAAMVMPEVSESLSFAAALWLLKSHGGVDLFGPVGVFLAHLAYTLPMAHVLLAPYVAYVSRSAVEAARILGASEARTMMSVVMPLLAPAFVATFLIVFANSFDTYVKTAFTTSPGFVTAPILLWSYAARGRGDPTIYALATLMLIPSLAAAAIYFRAVKRYG, encoded by the coding sequence ATGAAGGCGCTTAGGATCTACACGTGGGCTCTTATAGTCGCCCTCTACGTGCCTATCGGGGTGATGGCCCTCCTCTCCTTCAACAACAGCAAGCTACCCTACGTCTGGGGCGGCTTTACTCTGAGGTGGTACGAGGCTTTGTTTAAGTGGGAGCAGGCCTGGGGCGCGGTTGTCAACAGCGCGGCGGTCGCCCTCGCCGTGGCGTTTGCGGCGACTGTGCTTGGGGTCTTCATGGCATACGCCCTCCGGAGCGATAGGTATCTAGCGGTTTCCCAGGCGGCGATGGTGATGCCCGAGGTTTCTGAGTCGCTGTCCTTCGCCGCGGCCCTCTGGCTTTTGAAGTCCCACGGGGGCGTGGATCTCTTCGGCCCTGTGGGGGTCTTCCTCGCCCACTTAGCCTACACCCTCCCCATGGCCCACGTCCTCCTCGCGCCGTACGTTGCCTACGTGAGCCGTAGCGCGGTGGAGGCGGCGCGGATACTGGGCGCCTCGGAGGCGCGGACAATGATGTCGGTGGTTATGCCTCTGCTGGCCCCCGCCTTCGTCGCCACGTTCCTAATAGTATTCGCCAACTCTTTCGACACCTACGTCAAGACGGCCTTCACCACCAGCCCCGGATTCGTCACGGCGCCCATCCTCCTCTGGAGCTACGCCGCGAGGGGCAGGGGAGACCCCACCATATACGCCCTGGCCACTCTGATGCTGATCCCGTCCCTTGCGGCCGCGGCGATTTACTTCAGAGCTGTAAAGCGCTACGGCTAG
- a CDS encoding ABC transporter permease encodes MIREVALAAFASVLLLFYVPFLALGYYIAGGGELRLPSPSLVLTTFGLAALTAAVSIAVAYPAAYYLAKRGSELEFALLIAPLWVGTLLKAYSLLVLFAIVERFTGLALWGSALGVLVGMVYEYLPYALLTLYAAVEKVSETPVNAARVLGAGRLQAFLRVELPLTMPGVVAAFILIFLFAMGEVIMPAVLGAWKVYTFGSYVWDLYFKARDIFSGSVVSILLTGLSLLATYVVVRTIRSFSI; translated from the coding sequence ATGATTAGGGAGGTGGCGCTGGCGGCCTTCGCCTCTGTTCTGCTCCTCTTCTACGTGCCGTTCCTGGCGCTGGGGTACTACATAGCAGGCGGGGGCGAGCTGAGGCTTCCCTCGCCGTCTCTCGTCTTGACGACGTTCGGCCTCGCGGCGCTGACGGCGGCTGTGTCCATCGCCGTGGCGTACCCCGCGGCGTACTACCTAGCGAAGCGGGGATCCGAGCTGGAGTTCGCCCTGCTCATCGCGCCTCTGTGGGTGGGGACTCTCCTCAAGGCCTACTCCCTCCTAGTCCTCTTCGCCATTGTGGAGAGGTTTACGGGGCTTGCCCTGTGGGGGTCGGCCCTCGGGGTTTTGGTGGGGATGGTGTACGAATACCTCCCCTACGCCCTCCTGACGCTGTACGCCGCGGTGGAGAAGGTGAGCGAGACGCCTGTAAACGCGGCGAGGGTTCTGGGGGCCGGCAGGCTACAGGCCTTCCTCAGGGTGGAGCTTCCGCTCACCATGCCGGGGGTTGTGGCGGCTTTCATCCTTATCTTCCTATTCGCCATGGGGGAGGTGATTATGCCGGCGGTGCTGGGGGCTTGGAAGGTCTACACCTTCGGTAGCTACGTGTGGGATCTCTACTTCAAGGCGAGGGATATATTCAGCGGGAGTGTTGTGTCTATCCTCCTCACTGGGCTGTCCCTCCTGGCGACCTACGTGGTGGTTAGGACAATCCGCTCCTTCTCGATATGA